In Mixophyes fleayi isolate aMixFle1 chromosome 11, aMixFle1.hap1, whole genome shotgun sequence, one DNA window encodes the following:
- the LOC142107852 gene encoding C-type natriuretic peptide 1-like: MFYKRGACVGLLVILIFCQEQVRAKPMTSLQSLSRLLEDNFERSYGSDEADHDRGELVPTDSLDQLDPENQWHKNRADKVDGPHLNEVTLQELLNDPAGIQRRYRQRSKKGFSRGCFGVRLDRIGSLSGLGC, translated from the exons ATGTTTTACAAGCGTGGTGCCTGCGTTGGGTTACTTGTGATTCTCATCTTCTGTCAGGAGCAAGTCCGAGCCAAACCCATGACCAGCCTACAG AGCTTGTCCAGATTACTGGAGGATAATTTCGAGCGGTCCTACGGTTCTGATGAAGCGGACCATGACAGAGGAGAACTGGTGCCTACAGACTCCCTGGATCAGCTGGACCCCGAGAATCAGTGGCACAAAAATAGGGCGGATAAAGTGGATGGTCCCCACTTAAATGAAGTCACCCTACAAGAGCTCCTTAATGACCCTGCCGGGATACAGAGAAGATACAGACAGAGGAGCAAAAAGGGGTTTTCTAGGGGATGTTTTGGCGTCAGACTGGACAGGATCGGATCGTTGAGCGGGCTGGGCTGCTAA
- the LOC142107080 gene encoding natriuretic peptides A-like has translation MYLLCFSLLLLTLHLHCSTAHPLSDPDTDRELDSFKGILERLEDKLALIEALETSPGTLESRADDLAQQVTPAENGDPETRAARNNPLPINDSLLKGLRALQNRKMTRPSGCFGRKIDRIDSLSGLGCNGFRRNLLSVDTRNPSTT, from the exons ATGTATCTCCTGtgtttctctctccttctcctcacACTACACCTGCACTGCTCAACAGCTCACCCTCTATCGGacccagacacagacagagagttgGATTCCTTCAAG GGTATACTGGAGAGACTGGAGGATAAGCTGGCGCTGATTGAAGCTTTGGAAACAAGTCCTGGTACCCTGGAGTCCAGAGCAGACGATCTTGCTCAGCAAGTGACCCCGGCAGAGAACGGAGACCCCGAAACAAGAGCCGCCCGCAATAACCCGCTCCCCATCAACGACTCGCTCCTCAAAGGGTTAAGAGCGCTGCAGAACCGTAAAATGACCAGACCGTCCGGCTGCTTTGGGAGAAAGATTGACAGGATTGATTCTCTGAGTGGACTGGGGTGTAATG GATTCAGAAGGAATTTACTCAGCGTGGACACCAGGAACCCTTCTACCACATGA